Proteins encoded together in one Marinithermus hydrothermalis DSM 14884 window:
- the sat gene encoding sulfate adenylyltransferase gives MVLDIQPKPTGLIPPHGGRLINRVATGPEREHLLEHAQTLPALELTPRSLADLECIATGVYSPLVGFMGEADYQSVVADMRLANGLPWSIPVTLPAPESFAKTLRLDAEITLTWKDRPLAVLTVTDIYRPDKSEEARQVYRTDDPAHPGVAALFASGPVYLGGPIWLVNPIPHKNFLRYRLTPAETRAEFARRGWRTVVAFQTRNPIHRAHEYLQKVALEMVDGLFVNPLVGATKADDVPAEVRMRTYEVILSKYYPADRVLLGVFPAAMRYAGPREAILHAIARKNYGCTHFIVGRDHAGVGDYYGTYDAQKIFDAFTPEELGITPLKFEHAFYCKACGQMATTKTCPHDKEARVHLSGTKVREMLRRGEMPPPEFTRPEVAEILIRAYRDALGTSHGEA, from the coding sequence ATGGTGCTGGATATCCAACCGAAACCGACCGGACTGATCCCTCCCCACGGAGGCCGCCTCATCAACCGTGTCGCCACCGGTCCCGAACGCGAACACCTCCTCGAGCACGCCCAAACCCTGCCCGCCCTCGAGCTCACCCCCCGCTCCCTGGCGGACCTCGAGTGCATCGCAACCGGCGTGTACTCGCCCCTGGTGGGCTTCATGGGCGAGGCGGACTACCAAAGCGTCGTGGCCGACATGCGTCTCGCCAACGGTCTTCCCTGGTCCATCCCGGTCACGCTGCCCGCCCCCGAGTCCTTCGCAAAGACCCTGCGCCTGGACGCCGAGATCACCCTCACCTGGAAGGACCGGCCCCTCGCGGTCCTGACCGTCACCGACATCTACCGGCCGGACAAGAGCGAGGAAGCGCGCCAGGTCTACCGCACGGACGACCCAGCTCACCCCGGGGTCGCGGCGCTTTTCGCGAGCGGCCCCGTTTACCTCGGCGGTCCAATCTGGCTTGTGAACCCCATCCCCCACAAGAACTTTTTGCGCTACCGCCTGACCCCCGCCGAGACCCGGGCCGAATTCGCCCGCCGGGGCTGGCGCACCGTGGTGGCTTTCCAGACCCGTAACCCCATCCACCGCGCGCACGAGTACCTGCAAAAGGTAGCGCTCGAGATGGTGGACGGCCTTTTCGTGAACCCGCTCGTGGGCGCGACCAAGGCCGACGATGTGCCCGCCGAGGTGCGCATGCGCACCTACGAGGTGATCCTCTCCAAGTACTACCCCGCGGACCGCGTGCTGCTCGGGGTGTTCCCCGCCGCCATGCGGTACGCCGGCCCCCGCGAAGCCATCCTGCACGCCATCGCCCGCAAGAACTACGGGTGCACGCACTTCATCGTGGGGCGCGACCACGCTGGGGTCGGCGATTACTACGGCACCTACGACGCGCAAAAGATCTTCGACGCGTTCACTCCCGAAGAGCTCGGCATCACCCCCCTCAAGTTCGAGCACGCCTTCTACTGCAAGGCCTGCGGCCAGATGGCCACGACCAAGACCTGCCCGCACGACAAGGAGGCCCGCGTGCACCTTTCGGGCACCAAGGTGCGGGAGATGCTGCGCCGCGGCGAGATGCCCCCGCCGGAGTTCACCCGGCCGGAGGTCGCGGAGATCCTGATCCGCGCGTACCGTGACGCACTTGGCACGAGCCACGGCGAGGCGTGA
- a CDS encoding SLC13 family permease has protein sequence MTRVSLRMRTWWRWSRDPTRRWLWYLAAALVYVAVTILPLPGFTPDGQRALAVFAVAAFLWGTNTLPLAVTGLITLLLLPLTGAFDHQRTYAHFGSQALFFILGAFILASPVTRSGLSTRLALLILQRFGHNRPRLLATLLLTPAALSFFISEHAVAAMLFPIVLEVVRAAGAKPGSRFGLAAFLALAWGAVIGGTATLLGGARAPLALGVLQSTTGRTISFLEWTLWALPTVAALLLAALGVLWLLGRDETIHLTHARRHLEARVRTLGPPSRRETLTASVMLLTVLLWVLRGEAWGLDTIALLGVALAFLLRITEWREIEEDVNWGIFLMYGSAIALSAALRDTGAAEALSRLALTSWIDTPLLAFTAIVLLALGLTEAMSNSAAVAVLMPLALALANEYGLDPRAATLGVALPAGLAFMLPVSTPAIAIVVGSGYVRPLEAFRHGARLKILGLAAFLLTSWAYWPLVGLGLGG, from the coding sequence ATGACGCGCGTTTCGCTCCGCATGCGCACTTGGTGGCGCTGGTCCCGGGACCCCACCCGCCGCTGGCTCTGGTACCTAGCGGCGGCCCTCGTGTACGTTGCGGTGACCATCCTCCCCCTACCGGGCTTCACGCCCGACGGGCAACGCGCCCTCGCGGTCTTCGCGGTCGCGGCGTTCCTCTGGGGCACGAACACCCTCCCCCTCGCGGTCACCGGCCTCATCACCCTGCTCCTCCTGCCCCTCACCGGCGCTTTTGACCACCAACGCACGTACGCGCACTTCGGCAGCCAAGCCCTGTTCTTCATCCTCGGCGCCTTCATCCTCGCGAGCCCCGTCACGCGCTCCGGCCTCAGCACGCGCCTCGCCCTCCTCATCCTCCAGCGCTTCGGGCACAACCGCCCCCGCCTCCTCGCCACCCTCCTCCTCACGCCCGCCGCCCTCTCCTTCTTCATCAGCGAACACGCGGTCGCCGCGATGCTGTTCCCCATCGTGCTCGAGGTCGTGCGCGCCGCCGGCGCCAAGCCCGGGAGCCGCTTCGGCCTCGCGGCCTTCCTGGCCCTCGCCTGGGGCGCCGTCATCGGCGGCACGGCCACCCTCCTAGGCGGCGCGCGGGCCCCCCTCGCGCTCGGCGTACTGCAAAGCACCACGGGCCGCACGATCAGCTTCCTCGAGTGGACCCTCTGGGCGCTCCCCACCGTGGCCGCGCTGCTCCTTGCGGCGCTCGGGGTGCTGTGGCTCCTCGGGCGCGACGAAACCATTCACCTCACGCACGCCCGCCGTCACCTGGAGGCGCGCGTACGCACCCTCGGCCCGCCCTCCCGCCGCGAAACCCTCACCGCGAGCGTCATGCTGCTCACCGTCCTCCTCTGGGTGCTGCGCGGCGAAGCCTGGGGCCTGGACACCATCGCGCTGCTCGGCGTGGCCCTCGCCTTCCTCCTGCGCATCACCGAGTGGCGCGAGATCGAAGAGGACGTGAACTGGGGCATCTTCCTCATGTACGGCAGCGCCATCGCCCTCTCCGCCGCCCTGCGCGACACGGGCGCCGCGGAAGCCTTATCCCGGCTCGCCCTCACCTCCTGGATCGACACGCCCCTCCTGGCCTTCACCGCGATCGTCCTCCTCGCCCTCGGCCTCACCGAAGCCATGAGCAACTCCGCCGCGGTCGCCGTGCTCATGCCCCTCGCCCTCGCCCTCGCGAACGAGTACGGCCTCGACCCCCGCGCGGCCACGCTCGGCGTCGCCCTCCCCGCCGGCCTCGCGTTCATGCTGCCGGTCAGCACCCCCGCGATCGCCATCGTGGTGGGCAGCGGGTACGTACGCCCCCTCGAAGCCTTCCGGCACGGCGCCCGCCTCAAGATCCTAGGCCTCGCCGCGTTCCTCCTCACCAGCTGGGCCTACTGGCCCCTCGTAGGGCTAGGACTGGGAGGCTAG
- a CDS encoding type I phosphomannose isomerase catalytic subunit → MHALKLQPQPVPRIWGGTRLPTLLNLKTQEPIGEAWLAYETNRVAEGPHAGRTIKDLLPELGPAFLGPTPHAKYGLDLPLLVKLIDTADWLSVQVHPDDHYAHTHEAHTGYHGKTEAWYILDATPGAEIIYGLERPTPRETLAQAAQDGSIWNLLHRETVHPHQLIYTPAGTIHALGPGLLLYEIQQKSDLTYRLYDYGRGRELHLEKALDVARLEPTPIPQFTPRKEGPAELLLATPAFTLRRYTLTTPTRVHTPPESFALYTRIQGEPLGETLLVGAGQSVTLGPGVWLGAAMA, encoded by the coding sequence ATGCACGCCCTCAAACTCCAACCCCAACCCGTCCCCCGCATCTGGGGCGGCACCCGACTCCCCACCCTCCTCAACCTCAAGACCCAAGAACCCATCGGCGAAGCCTGGCTCGCCTACGAAACCAACCGCGTCGCGGAAGGCCCCCACGCCGGCCGCACCATCAAAGACCTCCTCCCCGAACTCGGCCCCGCCTTCCTCGGCCCCACCCCCCACGCTAAGTACGGCCTCGACCTCCCCCTCCTCGTCAAACTCATCGACACCGCGGACTGGCTCAGCGTCCAAGTCCACCCCGACGACCACTACGCCCACACCCACGAAGCCCACACCGGCTACCACGGCAAAACCGAAGCCTGGTACATCCTCGACGCCACCCCAGGCGCCGAGATCATCTACGGCCTCGAGCGCCCCACCCCCCGCGAAACCCTCGCCCAAGCCGCCCAGGACGGCAGCATCTGGAACCTCCTCCACCGCGAAACCGTCCACCCCCACCAACTCATCTACACCCCCGCCGGCACCATCCACGCCCTCGGCCCCGGCCTCCTCCTCTACGAAATCCAACAAAAATCCGACCTCACCTACCGCCTCTACGACTACGGCCGCGGCCGCGAACTCCACCTCGAAAAAGCCCTCGACGTCGCCCGCCTCGAGCCCACCCCCATCCCCCAGTTCACCCCCCGCAAGGAAGGCCCCGCCGAACTCCTCCTCGCCACCCCCGCCTTCACCCTCCGCCGCTACACCCTCACCACCCCCACCCGCGTCCACACCCCCCCCGAAAGCTTCGCCCTCTACACCCGCATCCAAGGCGAACCCCTCGGCGAAACCCTCCTCGTCGGCGCGGGACAAAGCGTCACCCTAGGGCCCGGCGTGTGGCTCGGCGCGGCGATGGCGTAA
- a CDS encoding c-type cytochrome produces the protein MKRVLVGLALLLSLGFAAGDALYQQNCASCHGQDGTGTPNFAPPLAATLPALLQTEDGRAYLASVVLWGLQGQIKVNDQTYNAPMPPFGRLTDAEIAEILNYILTAWGNDALLPEGFTPYTADEIAELRKTQLTPQDVLKQRPNP, from the coding sequence ATGAAACGAGTGCTCGTGGGCCTAGCCCTGCTCCTCAGCCTAGGGTTCGCGGCCGGAGACGCCCTCTACCAGCAGAACTGTGCCTCCTGCCACGGACAAGACGGCACCGGAACCCCCAACTTCGCCCCGCCCCTCGCCGCCACCCTGCCCGCCCTCCTCCAAACCGAGGACGGCCGAGCCTACCTCGCGAGCGTCGTTCTCTGGGGCCTCCAAGGCCAGATCAAAGTCAACGACCAGACCTACAACGCCCCCATGCCCCCCTTTGGCCGCCTCACCGACGCCGAGATCGCCGAGATCCTCAACTACATCCTCACCGCCTGGGGCAACGACGCCCTCCTCCCCGAAGGCTTCACGCCCTACACCGCCGACGAGATCGCCGAACTCCGCAAAACCCAGCTCACGCCCCAAGACGTCCTGAAGCAACGCCCGAACCCCTAA
- a CDS encoding Crp/Fnr family transcriptional regulator, with product MTVRVEAVLARTPVFQELGGEDLEALARLARLRRLAAGEVLFLEGDPVERLFVVARGAVRVFKMDPGGRRQLVLHVEGPYRVLAEVAVFLERPFYPASAEAMTPAVVVEVPRGAFYELVDRRPPVARALIRYLARRQGELVRLLDRVVFREVGARLAEYLLGRLEREGQGFVLPTNAELAAFLATVPEIVSRKLGQFYRAGWVRLEARRVWVVRPEALRELVGG from the coding sequence GTGACGGTGCGGGTTGAGGCGGTGCTGGCGCGCACTCCGGTGTTTCAGGAGTTGGGGGGGGAGGACCTCGAGGCGCTCGCGCGGCTCGCGCGGCTTCGGCGCTTGGCGGCCGGGGAGGTGTTGTTTTTGGAGGGGGATCCGGTCGAGCGGTTGTTCGTGGTGGCGCGCGGGGCGGTGAGGGTGTTCAAGATGGATCCGGGGGGGCGGCGGCAGCTGGTGCTGCATGTGGAGGGGCCGTACCGGGTGCTGGCGGAGGTCGCGGTGTTTTTGGAGCGGCCGTTTTACCCGGCGTCGGCGGAGGCGATGACGCCGGCGGTGGTGGTGGAGGTGCCGCGCGGGGCGTTTTATGAGCTGGTGGATCGGCGGCCGCCGGTGGCGCGCGCGTTGATCCGGTACTTGGCGCGGCGGCAGGGGGAGCTCGTGCGGTTGTTGGATCGGGTGGTGTTCCGGGAGGTGGGGGCGCGGCTTGCGGAGTACTTGTTGGGGCGGCTGGAGCGGGAGGGGCAGGGGTTCGTGCTGCCCACGAACGCGGAGCTCGCGGCGTTTTTAGCGACGGTGCCGGAGATCGTGAGCCGGAAGTTAGGGCAGTTTTACCGGGCGGGGTGGGTGCGCCTCGAGGCGCGGCGGGTGTGGGTGGTGCGGCCGGAGGCGTTGCGGGAGCTGGTGGGGGGTTAG
- a CDS encoding YwiC-like family protein, whose amino-acid sequence MATQAPRVPLKTVLLPAEHGGWGLTLEPVVLGLLVAPSLAGAGLGVAALFAFLARTPLRMVLADYRKGKRFPRTPLAERAALAYLGLALAGLSVAVAAAAAPFWGPLLLAAPLALVQLAFEARNRGRHLVPELAGAAAMGAVAAAIVLAGGGAAGVALGAWLVLAVRAGMAIGFARVQVRRARGQAARSTGALAAQGAGVLALGLAAAVGLVPWLSVAAGAALGGYALLALRRPPVPARVVGWTQVAFGLVMVLCTAAGYRLGA is encoded by the coding sequence GTGGCAACGCAAGCTCCACGGGTACCGCTCAAGACCGTGCTGCTCCCCGCCGAGCACGGCGGGTGGGGGTTGACCCTCGAGCCGGTGGTGCTCGGGCTCCTCGTGGCCCCGAGCCTGGCAGGCGCGGGGCTCGGGGTGGCGGCCTTGTTCGCCTTCCTCGCGCGCACCCCGCTCCGGATGGTGCTGGCCGATTACCGGAAGGGCAAGCGTTTTCCCCGCACGCCGCTCGCCGAGCGGGCGGCGCTCGCGTACCTCGGCCTCGCGCTCGCCGGGCTGAGCGTGGCGGTGGCGGCCGCGGCCGCGCCGTTTTGGGGCCCGCTCCTCCTGGCGGCGCCGCTCGCTTTGGTGCAGCTCGCGTTCGAGGCCCGGAACCGGGGGCGGCACCTCGTCCCGGAGCTCGCGGGCGCCGCGGCGATGGGCGCGGTCGCGGCGGCGATCGTGCTCGCGGGGGGCGGCGCGGCGGGGGTCGCGCTGGGCGCGTGGCTGGTCCTCGCGGTGCGCGCCGGCATGGCGATCGGGTTCGCGCGCGTGCAGGTGCGGCGCGCGCGGGGCCAGGCCGCCCGGAGCACTGGAGCGCTCGCCGCGCAGGGCGCGGGGGTGCTCGCGCTAGGGCTCGCGGCGGCCGTGGGGCTCGTGCCGTGGCTTTCCGTCGCGGCAGGCGCGGCGCTCGGGGGGTACGCCCTCCTCGCGCTTCGGCGCCCGCCGGTGCCCGCGCGGGTCGTGGGGTGGACCCAGGTCGCGTTCGGGCTGGTCATGGTGCTGTGCACCGCCGCGGGGTACCGCTTGGGTGCGTGA
- a CDS encoding hemerythrin domain-containing protein codes for MRKLKPSGLLWQGEAGKIVRKRLEPHARIPPHDHRGAEVFVLLAEGRLVLEQGGARLELGAGEAAHLTGEAPVALTAGPEGAAFWVVLAGREVRRLRAEHRALLELARKLPDPEVLVAFKDALAAHSRYEEATVFRGLDAATRELMEQEHALIDRLLERIEQRPNHPEARAWVEQLVTVLEGHFRDEERAAYP; via the coding sequence ATGCGGAAGCTTAAACCTAGCGGACTGTTGTGGCAGGGCGAGGCCGGCAAGATCGTACGGAAGCGGCTCGAGCCCCACGCGCGGATCCCGCCGCACGACCACCGGGGCGCGGAGGTGTTCGTGCTCCTCGCGGAGGGCCGGCTGGTGCTCGAGCAAGGCGGGGCGCGCCTCGAGCTTGGGGCTGGGGAGGCCGCGCACCTCACGGGGGAGGCGCCGGTCGCGCTTACGGCGGGCCCGGAGGGCGCGGCGTTCTGGGTGGTGCTCGCGGGCCGGGAGGTGCGGCGGCTGCGCGCGGAGCACCGGGCGTTGCTCGAGCTGGCCCGGAAGCTTCCGGACCCGGAGGTGCTCGTGGCGTTTAAGGACGCGCTCGCGGCGCACTCGCGGTACGAGGAGGCCACGGTGTTCCGGGGTTTGGACGCGGCCACGCGGGAACTGATGGAGCAGGAGCACGCCTTGATCGATCGGCTTCTCGAGCGGATCGAGCAGCGGCCGAACCACCCGGAGGCCCGGGCGTGGGTGGAGCAGCTCGTGACCGTGCTGGAGGGGCATTTCCGGGACGAGGAGCGCGCGGCGTACCCGTAG
- a CDS encoding LuxR C-terminal-related transcriptional regulator gives MTRIVVADSCTLLCQGLSRLLETEADLRVTGAYTRGREALRAVLETRPDVFLVDTRLEDVDAFVVVGEVRRARPEVRVVVFSAQPEAREVRQAYEAGAAAFVEKRADLGALLQVIRRVRRGERLLDAARAAAIVQELEAGQRAVWARRAARLAARELEILQLLAQGCSNQEIADALGLSEKTVRNRLSEVFAKLGAQNRTQAALFAVRAGIAPGVPA, from the coding sequence ATGACCCGCATCGTGGTGGCCGATAGCTGCACCTTGTTGTGCCAGGGGCTTTCGAGGCTGCTCGAGACCGAGGCGGACCTGCGCGTGACCGGGGCGTACACGCGCGGTCGGGAGGCGCTGCGCGCCGTGCTCGAGACGCGGCCGGACGTGTTCCTGGTGGATACGCGCTTGGAGGACGTGGACGCGTTCGTGGTGGTGGGGGAGGTGCGCCGGGCGCGTCCTGAGGTGCGGGTGGTGGTGTTCTCCGCGCAACCGGAGGCCCGGGAGGTGCGTCAGGCCTACGAGGCGGGCGCGGCGGCGTTCGTGGAGAAACGCGCGGACCTCGGCGCGCTCCTCCAGGTGATCCGGCGGGTGCGGCGCGGGGAGCGGCTGTTGGACGCGGCGCGCGCCGCGGCGATCGTGCAGGAGCTCGAGGCCGGCCAGCGGGCGGTCTGGGCGCGGCGCGCGGCGCGGCTTGCGGCGCGGGAGTTGGAGATCCTGCAGCTTTTGGCGCAGGGGTGCTCTAACCAGGAGATCGCGGACGCGCTGGGGCTTTCGGAGAAGACGGTGCGCAACCGGCTTTCGGAGGTCTTCGCGAAACTCGGGGCCCAGAACCGCACGCAGGCCGCGTTGTTCGCGGTGCGGGCGGGGATCGCGCCGGGCGTGCCGGCGTAA
- a CDS encoding carboxymuconolactone decarboxylase family protein — protein MSFPEAYQNLRARYPDLAAAYDALGDAAHQAGPLPERERRLVKLALAIGAGLEGAVHSHTRKALEAGLTPDELRHAALLAVTTLGLPAAVRALSWVEDELP, from the coding sequence ATGTCCTTCCCGGAAGCGTACCAGAACCTGCGCGCGCGCTACCCCGACCTCGCCGCGGCGTACGACGCCCTCGGGGACGCCGCCCACCAGGCCGGCCCCCTCCCCGAACGCGAGCGCCGCCTCGTCAAACTCGCCCTCGCGATCGGCGCGGGCCTCGAAGGCGCGGTGCACAGCCACACCCGCAAGGCCCTCGAGGCCGGCCTCACCCCGGACGAGCTCCGCCACGCGGCCCTCCTCGCCGTGACCACGCTGGGCCTCCCCGCGGCGGTCCGCGCGTTGAGCTGGGTGGAGGACGAACTCCCGTAA
- a CDS encoding MFS transporter translates to MNPVGVKPSVRGTPTLGLWSATLGFFVGFAAVALFGPTAKQFSDLMNLSPAQVGLLVAIPSLSGSLLRIPFSAWVDTTGGRKPFLVLLGLSVVGMAGLAYLVNAYYPEHLSRGMYPLLLLLGVLSGAGIATFSVGISQVAYWFPQSRQGFALGTYAGVGNLAPGLFSFLLPVALSAWGLAVAYLAWLAFLVVGTLLYYLWAQNAPYFQLRDRGVTPAEAQAQARALGQELFPAGSIRETLVIAARVWKTWVLVALYFTTFGGFLALTAWLPTYWQNYMEMPLVTAGGLTALYSILASAIRVFGGSLADRIGGENTAALSLATLLVGSGFMMGAQSPAPAVLGEVLMAIGMGINNAAVFKLVPKEVPQAVGGASGWVGGLGAFGGFAIPPVMAYFVGLSGTAGYAQGFLVFVVLSLISLALVYLLKRTAQTHPAPTR, encoded by the coding sequence ATGAATCCTGTGGGAGTCAAGCCGTCGGTGCGTGGAACGCCTACCCTTGGCCTTTGGTCCGCGACCCTCGGGTTCTTCGTGGGGTTCGCTGCGGTGGCGCTCTTCGGTCCTACGGCCAAGCAGTTCAGCGACCTGATGAACCTCTCTCCGGCGCAGGTGGGGCTCTTGGTGGCGATCCCTTCACTCTCCGGCTCTCTCCTGCGCATTCCCTTCTCCGCGTGGGTGGACACCACCGGGGGGCGCAAGCCCTTCCTGGTCCTCCTCGGGCTTTCGGTCGTAGGGATGGCCGGGTTGGCGTACCTCGTGAACGCCTACTACCCCGAGCACCTCAGCCGCGGCATGTACCCCCTCCTGCTCCTCCTGGGGGTGCTTTCCGGAGCGGGCATCGCCACCTTCTCGGTGGGGATCAGCCAAGTGGCCTACTGGTTCCCGCAATCCCGCCAGGGGTTCGCGCTCGGGACGTACGCCGGCGTGGGCAACCTGGCGCCCGGCCTCTTCTCCTTCCTGCTCCCGGTCGCGCTCAGCGCGTGGGGCCTTGCGGTCGCCTACCTGGCGTGGCTGGCTTTCCTGGTGGTGGGGACCCTGCTGTACTACCTGTGGGCGCAAAACGCCCCGTACTTCCAGCTTCGGGACCGCGGCGTAACCCCCGCCGAGGCCCAGGCGCAGGCGCGCGCGCTCGGACAGGAGCTGTTCCCCGCCGGGAGCATCCGGGAGACGCTCGTGATCGCCGCGCGGGTCTGGAAGACCTGGGTGCTGGTGGCCTTGTACTTCACCACCTTCGGGGGATTCCTCGCCCTCACGGCTTGGCTTCCCACCTACTGGCAAAACTACATGGAGATGCCCCTCGTCACCGCGGGTGGACTCACGGCCCTGTACTCCATCCTAGCTTCGGCGATCCGCGTGTTCGGGGGGAGCCTGGCGGACCGGATCGGCGGGGAGAACACGGCGGCGCTCTCCCTGGCTACCCTCCTCGTGGGGAGTGGGTTTATGATGGGAGCACAAAGCCCCGCACCCGCCGTTTTGGGAGAGGTCCTCATGGCCATCGGGATGGGCATTAACAATGCGGCGGTCTTTAAACTGGTCCCGAAAGAAGTCCCACAAGCGGTGGGCGGCGCCTCGGGATGGGTCGGCGGGCTAGGCGCGTTCGGGGGGTTCGCCATCCCCCCGGTGATGGCCTACTTCGTGGGTCTCTCCGGAACGGCGGGGTACGCCCAGGGCTTCCTGGTCTTCGTCGTCCTCTCTCTGATCTCGCTGGCTCTGGTCTATCTCCTAAAGCGCACCGCCCAGACGCACCCCGCCCCCACCCGCTAG
- the narI gene encoding respiratory nitrate reductase subunit gamma gives MNWNTLLFLVFPYVALVLAVTVTVYRAVYRPFSISALSSQLLERKQLYWGSIPFHWGVVLILLGHLLALLVPRSILWWNAVPARLYLLEATGLALALWATLGVLVLLYRRVTHPRVRAVTTPMDLVVLVLLLVQLLSGVAVATVYRFGSYWGPEVFTPYLWSILTLTPRPELVQDLPWVVQLHAFNFFVLLAVFPFSRLVHIITVPLGYLIRPWQVVIWVRRTRFPQV, from the coding sequence TGTACCGCGCCGTGTACCGGCCCTTTTCGATCTCCGCGCTTTCCTCGCAGCTTCTGGAGCGCAAGCAACTGTACTGGGGCTCGATCCCCTTCCACTGGGGGGTGGTCCTGATCCTCCTGGGCCACCTGCTCGCGCTGCTCGTACCGAGGAGCATCCTGTGGTGGAACGCGGTGCCCGCGCGGTTGTACCTGCTCGAGGCGACCGGCCTGGCCCTCGCCTTGTGGGCCACGCTGGGCGTGCTGGTCCTCCTGTACCGGCGGGTGACGCACCCCCGAGTGCGGGCGGTGACCACGCCGATGGACCTGGTGGTGTTGGTGCTCCTCCTCGTGCAGCTGTTGAGCGGGGTGGCCGTCGCGACGGTTTACCGCTTCGGCTCGTACTGGGGACCTGAGGTCTTCACCCCGTACCTGTGGTCTATCCTCACGCTCACGCCCCGGCCGGAACTCGTTCAGGACCTGCCGTGGGTGGTGCAGCTGCACGCCTTTAACTTCTTCGTGCTGCTCGCGGTCTTCCCGTTCTCCCGGCTGGTGCACATCATCACCGTGCCCCTCGGGTACCTCATCCGGCCCTGGCAGGTGGTGATCTGGGTGCGCCGCACTCGGTTTCCTCAAGTGTAA